TGTAGGACTTGCCGTGGTTTCCCCTAGGAGCGACTGTCGAACCCCGAAGGGGCGGACCGCTTGTAGAACGTCGCTGGTGGCGCACGCTCTACCACTAAAACTATTGAAAGCAACATCATCAATTTCCTCGTTAAATTTTTGTTTATTCTTTGTCATTAGTCATTTGTCCTGACTAATGACAAAGGATTTATGTACTTTACAAATACGTCATAATATGTGTCAGAGGAAATACCAAGTAGGACTTGACGTAGCGATTTGTCAACGCAATCAATGCGTAAGTCCGATTACTTGTTCAAAATAGCGCCCTTCAAATTGTTGACACGAGCAACTGCGGCGTTTGTGTCCTCTGGTGATGCTCCACCCGCAGCCATTGCCTCAGTAAGGTGCTTGACAATTGCATCGAAGTGTTGTGGTTGTAGATTCATACCCGCGTGGGTTTTTTCCATTGCGCGACCCGTGTACTCGTTTGGACCCTCAAAAATCTGAGCGAAGAAAGCAACTTGATGACGACGCTGCTTTTCCATATCTGTATTAGCGAAAAAGGGCTTGAGGGTGTTGTCTGCCATAATCCGTTTGTGGAAATCGTCCACGACTTTCTCAAGAGTTGGTTTTC
The sequence above is a segment of the Mastigocladopsis repens PCC 10914 genome. Coding sequences within it:
- a CDS encoding group I truncated hemoglobin, with amino-acid sequence MDKLYDKLGGKPTLEKVVDDFHKRIMADNTLKPFFANTDMEKQRRHQVAFFAQIFEGPNEYTGRAMEKTHAGMNLQPQHFDAIVKHLTEAMAAGGASPEDTNAAVARVNNLKGAILNK